The window AGATCGACGGCGTCGACATGGTCACCGTGGTGACCGAAGGCATCTTCAGCTATTGCGGCGTCAAGGTGAAGATCGACACCGACCGTTATCTCGGCCCCGAGACCGCGACGGTCCGCGCGCAAGGCGAGGCGATCGGCCACGTCACGACCAGCGAATACGGCTCGCAGATGCTCTCGCTCGGCGGCGTGCATCATCTGACCGGCGGCTCGAAGAAAGAAGGCCGCGTTACCTGCGACGCGTTAATGGATCTCAGCAATTGCAAGCCCGTCGAGCTCACGATCGACGGCGGCGCCACGGTGGTGGTGCAGGCCGGCTATCCGCCGATCGTCAACGGCGTCGCGGAAGAGCGCATGCGCGTCGGCTGCGGCTCGGCGACCATCGGCATGTTTGCAAAACAATGGCACGGCAAGGTCGATGAGGTCGTGGTGGTGGACGACCACATCACCGGCGTTCTCAGTGAACATCAGGCCGGCAAGCTCCTGGATATTCCCGACACCGGGATCAAGATGAAGGGGCGGCGTTCGACGCCGGGCCGGTATTTCCAGGTCGCCGAACCCGGCACGGGGTGGGGCGGCACCAAAATTTCCGATCCGCTCTCGGTGCTGGGTCCGTTCGATGCGAAGAAGGCGCGGCCCGGCATGACCATGCTGATGGTCTCCACGACCGGTGAGCATGCGGCTTATTACGAACTCGACGAGGCGCTGAGGCCTGTCGAGAAAGAGATGCCGGCCGACCTGAAATTCTCGGTCGAGCGGATCCAGGAGAATTGCGAACCGGCGCTGTGCACCGTGTTGTTCATGGGTGGCGCCGGTGGATCGCTGCGCGCCGGCGTCACCGACAATCCGGTGCGTCTGACGCGATCGGTGAAGGAGGCGCTGACGCGGGTGACCAGCGGCGGCGCGCCGGTCTATGTCTGGCCGGGCGGCGGCATCACCTTCATGGTCGATGTCACGCGATTGCCGGCCGGCGCCTTCGGCTATGTTCCGACGCCGGCGCTGGTGGCGCCGATCGAGTTCACGCTGAAACTGTCGGACTATGCGGCACTCGGCGGCCATATGGATCACGTGCGTCCGCTGGCGTCGCTGAAGGACAGCGCCGAATTCCGTCAGACGCTTTCCCCGCCATCAGCGGCGGGAGCGCGCGCATGACGCGAACGCCGCAGATCGGGCTTTTGCCGGACGGCAGGCGGCTTCATCTGCAGGACGGTCCGATCGACCTGATCGTGGAGGCACGCGGCAGCGAGAGGGATTTGCGCAAGGCGTATGAGGCGGCCGCGCGGCGTTTTACCGGCTTGCTCGATGAACTCTGCAGTGAGTTGCCAATGTTGCGCCAGGCAGCCGATCCCAGGCGAAACCTGCTGCAAGGCGGCGTCGCGCGCCGCATGCATGATGCGGTGGCGCCTTATGCCGCCGATTGTTTTATCACGCCGATGGCCGCTGTCGCGGGCGCCGTGGCCGAAGAGATTCTCGGCGCGATGCTGGAAGAGGCACAGCTGACGCGCGCTTATGTCAACAATGGCGGCGACATCGCGCTGCATCTCGCGGAGGGCGAGCATTTTGTGGTGGGCCTTGCGGAGCGGCCGGACGCATCCGGCTTGATGCGGACCATGATCATTGATGCCGGTGATCCCTCGCGCGGCGTTGCCACCAGCGGCCGTCACGGCCGCAGTTTTTCGCTCGGCGTTGCCGACGCCGTCACCGTGTTGGCCCGAACTGCCTCGCAAGCTGACGCGGCTGCGACCATCATTGCCAATACCGTCGATCTGCCCGGACATGCCGCCATCATCCGCTGTCCGGCAAACGACCTGCAGCCCGACAGCGACCTTGGCGCGCGGCTGGTCACACATAGCGTCGGCGAATTGTCAGCAGGCGAAATCGAGGATGCGCTTGAATCCGGTGCCGCCTGCGCGCGAAAGCTGCTCGCGGCGGGATTGATCGACGGTGCTGCCTTGCGGCTACAGGGCGAGATGGTCATCGTGGGGACGAAAGCGATGGAGATGCCGGGATTGCGCGCGCAGCTTCGCAAGCGTCCAATCGAAAGCGCGATGCATGCGTGAGATCATTTACATCAGAGAACGAGGCGGACAACCATGAGCGCGGTCATTCGCAAGATCGTCACCGTCGTCGAGGAAACGCGGCTGGAGATGGGGAAGACGGTTAACCCGCCAACGCGCCGCGCCGCGGCCATTGCCGTGATCGAAAACCCGTTTGCCGGCAAATATGTCGAAGACCTCTCGCCTTTGATCGCGATCGGCGAGGAACTCGGCGAGTTGCTCTCGAAAAAGGCGGTCGCGGCGCTCGGGATCGACGGCGCCAAGGCGCAAAGCTACGGCAAGGCCGCCGCGGTCGGCGAAAACGGCGAGCTCGAACATGCGGCCGCGATCTTGCATCCCAAAATGGGCGCTCCGGTGCGGAAGGTATTGGGCAAGGGCGCGGCGCTGATTCCGTCGTCGAAAAAGCGCAGCGGGCCGGGCACGACATTGGACATTCCGCTCGGTCACAAGGATGCGGCGTTCGTGCGCAGCCATTTCGACGGCATGGAAGTGCAGATCAACGACGCGCCCCGCGCCAACGAGATCATGGTGGCGGTCGCGGTCACCGACAGCGGCCGGCCGTTGCCGCGGGTCGGCGGCTTGACGGTTGCGGAAGTCAAAGGCGAGGACGGTCTACGGTAATTTTCTTTTGGACACGGAGGTAAGGGATGCAAATTAGCAGATACTTCTTCGGCGCGGCATTGGCGATCATCGTTGCCGGCATGGCGAATACCGCCATGGCGCAGAGCGAAATCAAGATCGGCGAAATCAACAGCTACTCGCTGTTGCCGGCTTTTACTGAACCCTATCGCAAGGGCTGGCAGCTCGCGGTCGAGGAAATCAATGCGGCCGGCGGCATCAACGGCAAGAAGCTTGTCGTCATCTCCAAGGATGACGGCGGCAAGCCCGCCGACGCGCAGACCGCCGCCAACGAGCTGGTGTCGAGCGAGAATGTAGCGATGCTGACCGGCACGTTTCTGTCCAATATCGGCTTGGCGGTGAGCGATTTTGCGAACCAGAAAAAGGTTTTCTTCCTGGCGGCCGAACCTTTGACCGACGCCATCACCTGGGCCAAGGGCAATCGCTACACTTTCCGCCTGCGCCCCTCGAACTACATGCAGGCGGCGATGCTGGCGGAGGCGGCGGCAAAATTGCCGGCAAAACGCTGGGCGACGATCGCGCCGAATTATGAATACGGCCAGTCGGCGGTCGCGGTGTTCAAGAAGCTGATGTCGGAGAAGCGGCCCGACATCCAGTGGGTCGATGAGCAGTGGCCGCCATTCGGCAAGATCGACGCCGGCCCGGTGGTGCAGGCGCTCGCCGCCGCCAATCCCGAAGCGATCCTTAACGTCACCTTCGGCGCCGACCTCGTCAAGTTCGTGCGTGAAGGCAACACCCGCGGCCTGTTCAAGGATCGCACCGTGGTCTCGTTCCTGACCGGCGAACCGGAATATCTCGATCCCCTGAAGGATGAGACGCCGGAGGGCTGGATCGTCACCGGTTATCCCTGGTACTCGATCAAGACGCCGGAGCACGATGCCTTCCTCAAGGCGTATCAGGCCAAGTACAATGACTATCCGCGGCTCGGTTCGATCGTCGGTTACCAGACCATCAAGTCGGCCGCCGCGATCCTCGCCAAGGCCAACTCCACCGACCCCGAAAAGCTGATCGCGGCGACCGAAGGCTTGTCGGTGCCGTCGCCGTTCGGCGAGATCACCTTCCGCAAGATCGATCATCAGTCGACCTTGGGCGCCTTCGTCGGCAAGACTGCGGTGAAGGACGGCAAGGGCATCATGGTGGATACCGCCTATCGCAAGGGTTCGGACTATCTGCCTGGTGATGCGGAAGTGGAGAAGCTGCGTCCGAAGGAGTGAGTCGATCTTCTCCCTCGCCCCGCTCTTGCGGGGAGAGGGTCGGGGTGAGGGGCCCTATCCGCAGATTCGGACACGCGGATAGTCCCCCTCACCCGGAGACTTCGCTATCGCTTCGTCTCCGACCTCTCCCCGCAAGCGGGGAGAGGTGAAGGGGAAGACCTCATCCTGAGGAGCGGCCACTTGGCCGCGTCTCGAAGGATGAAGCAACTGCACTGAAACGCGCGCTAGCACGGATACAAATGGCCTTTTACATCGTTCAGTTCCTGACCGGTCTTGCCAGCGCAGCGTCGCTGTTTCTGGTGGCCTCTGGGCTGTCGATCATCTTCGGCGTCACGCGCATCGTCAATTTCGCCCATGGCGCGTTCTACATGCTCGGCGCCTACGTGGCGTTCACGCTGACCGAACGTTTTTCCGGCGCGATCGGATTTTGGGGCGGCATCGTCGCCGCCGCGCTGGTGGTCGCGGCCGTCGGCGTGCTGGTCGAGATGGTGCTGCTGCGGCGGATTTATCACGCGCCCGAATTGTTCCAGCTATTGGCGACTTTCGGCCTCACCTTGATGGTCGAGGACCTGGTGGTGCTGATCTGGGGGCCGAGCGACCTGCTCGGCCGCCGCGCCCCCGG is drawn from Bradyrhizobium lablabi and contains these coding sequences:
- a CDS encoding ABC transporter substrate-binding protein, giving the protein MQISRYFFGAALAIIVAGMANTAMAQSEIKIGEINSYSLLPAFTEPYRKGWQLAVEEINAAGGINGKKLVVISKDDGGKPADAQTAANELVSSENVAMLTGTFLSNIGLAVSDFANQKKVFFLAAEPLTDAITWAKGNRYTFRLRPSNYMQAAMLAEAAAKLPAKRWATIAPNYEYGQSAVAVFKKLMSEKRPDIQWVDEQWPPFGKIDAGPVVQALAAANPEAILNVTFGADLVKFVREGNTRGLFKDRTVVSFLTGEPEYLDPLKDETPEGWIVTGYPWYSIKTPEHDAFLKAYQAKYNDYPRLGSIVGYQTIKSAAAILAKANSTDPEKLIAATEGLSVPSPFGEITFRKIDHQSTLGAFVGKTAVKDGKGIMVDTAYRKGSDYLPGDAEVEKLRPKE
- a CDS encoding UPF0280 family protein, encoding MTRTPQIGLLPDGRRLHLQDGPIDLIVEARGSERDLRKAYEAAARRFTGLLDELCSELPMLRQAADPRRNLLQGGVARRMHDAVAPYAADCFITPMAAVAGAVAEEILGAMLEEAQLTRAYVNNGGDIALHLAEGEHFVVGLAERPDASGLMRTMIIDAGDPSRGVATSGRHGRSFSLGVADAVTVLARTASQADAAATIIANTVDLPGHAAIIRCPANDLQPDSDLGARLVTHSVGELSAGEIEDALESGAACARKLLAAGLIDGAALRLQGEMVIVGTKAMEMPGLRAQLRKRPIESAMHA
- a CDS encoding 6-hydroxynicotinate reductase is translated as MLTEPTSAAADDKIRCDACPVMCYIKPGAAGACDRYANHNGELVRVDPHIVLERTVSHGGRLVPFQATGDWDGKIVHEPSVFVTAIGAGTTYPDYKPAPFIVSSEIDGVDMVTVVTEGIFSYCGVKVKIDTDRYLGPETATVRAQGEAIGHVTTSEYGSQMLSLGGVHHLTGGSKKEGRVTCDALMDLSNCKPVELTIDGGATVVVQAGYPPIVNGVAEERMRVGCGSATIGMFAKQWHGKVDEVVVVDDHITGVLSEHQAGKLLDIPDTGIKMKGRRSTPGRYFQVAEPGTGWGGTKISDPLSVLGPFDAKKARPGMTMLMVSTTGEHAAYYELDEALRPVEKEMPADLKFSVERIQENCEPALCTVLFMGGAGGSLRAGVTDNPVRLTRSVKEALTRVTSGGAPVYVWPGGGITFMVDVTRLPAGAFGYVPTPALVAPIEFTLKLSDYAALGGHMDHVRPLASLKDSAEFRQTLSPPSAAGARA
- a CDS encoding amino acid synthesis family protein; this translates as MSAVIRKIVTVVEETRLEMGKTVNPPTRRAAAIAVIENPFAGKYVEDLSPLIAIGEELGELLSKKAVAALGIDGAKAQSYGKAAAVGENGELEHAAAILHPKMGAPVRKVLGKGAALIPSSKKRSGPGTTLDIPLGHKDAAFVRSHFDGMEVQINDAPRANEIMVAVAVTDSGRPLPRVGGLTVAEVKGEDGLR